A window of the Nitrosopumilus ureiphilus genome harbors these coding sequences:
- a CDS encoding tetratricopeptide repeat protein → MSASSALVKFKMVNGLIGSILDENNISLKSLFPKLPPIDTETRSKIEKLLESRERIKMEMDEDNFDDFADDLNLANYFLASRKFIDSLRYYDSAWVKNPQSYSALCNKGLCLYKLSRLDDALDCYNKALNTYKNIPEAFFMKGKIFFAKQNFVEAINQFYSVLKLEPEHIEAKYYLGKSLLKSENIEDAKSILDSIIAKHDHIDSLLMLGQIFTNENNYQKAMSYLDKLLELSPNHIDAHLLMGKSYVSIGNIGKAISHFENILSTSPNHIEAHLLLGRTHMDIDNTNEAISHFEKILEISPNHIDALNSKIVLLEKLDKIDEAVECCDHLASSLTDPTEQILKKGILLFNGNRYGEALANFNEILEKSQTNSVALLYKSKIFEQKREFQEALLCIDTILKSNPKNIDALESGAQLSLKVGNYENALSYIEQILSQSPLSDPLLETKSRLLSLLGRYEESGQICLEILQHDKTNVQTLYELGKIHMILHNYEKAINFFDGALGKKPLDSKIIFEKSIAFFAQQKYDLSILCLEQISDSDPLYDFAQYQKSKIHMIQGNIKQSLEILSRVIKSNSAFKFIASNEILFENVKDTFLFEQIITTN, encoded by the coding sequence ATGTCTGCAAGTTCTGCATTGGTTAAATTCAAGATGGTGAATGGCCTCATAGGCAGTATTTTGGATGAAAATAACATTTCCTTAAAGTCATTATTTCCAAAATTGCCTCCAATAGATACTGAAACCAGATCAAAAATTGAAAAATTACTGGAATCCAGAGAGAGGATCAAAATGGAGATGGATGAGGATAATTTTGATGATTTTGCAGATGATCTAAATCTTGCAAATTATTTTCTTGCAAGCCGAAAATTTATTGATTCATTAAGATACTATGATAGTGCTTGGGTAAAAAACCCCCAATCTTACTCTGCCCTGTGCAATAAGGGATTGTGTCTTTACAAACTCTCAAGATTAGATGATGCACTTGATTGCTATAATAAAGCTCTCAATACCTACAAGAATATTCCAGAAGCCTTTTTTATGAAAGGGAAAATATTTTTTGCAAAACAGAATTTTGTCGAAGCTATAAACCAATTTTATAGTGTCTTAAAACTAGAACCTGAACACATTGAGGCAAAATATTATCTTGGAAAATCTCTTTTAAAATCAGAAAATATTGAAGATGCAAAAAGCATTTTAGATTCAATTATTGCAAAACATGATCACATAGACTCACTATTGATGTTGGGACAAATTTTCACAAACGAGAATAACTATCAAAAGGCTATGTCATATTTAGATAAACTATTGGAACTTTCTCCAAATCACATAGATGCCCATCTTCTCATGGGGAAATCATATGTGTCAATCGGCAATATTGGTAAAGCAATTTCACACTTTGAGAACATTTTGAGTACCTCTCCAAATCACATTGAAGCCCATCTCTTACTGGGACGAACTCACATGGATATCGACAATACCAATGAGGCTATTTCTCACTTTGAAAAAATCTTGGAAATATCTCCAAATCACATAGATGCACTAAATTCGAAGATTGTGTTATTAGAAAAACTAGATAAAATTGATGAGGCAGTAGAGTGCTGTGATCATCTTGCATCATCATTGACTGATCCTACTGAGCAAATACTAAAGAAGGGAATCTTGTTGTTTAATGGAAATAGATATGGTGAGGCCCTGGCAAACTTTAATGAGATTTTGGAAAAATCTCAGACAAACAGTGTGGCATTACTATACAAATCTAAAATTTTTGAACAAAAACGAGAGTTTCAAGAAGCATTGTTGTGTATAGACACAATTCTTAAATCAAATCCTAAAAATATAGATGCATTAGAAAGCGGGGCTCAATTATCACTAAAAGTGGGAAATTATGAGAATGCATTGTCTTATATCGAACAAATCTTATCTCAATCTCCACTATCTGATCCTCTTTTGGAGACAAAATCTCGTTTACTTTCTCTTCTTGGACGATATGAGGAATCTGGACAAATTTGTTTGGAAATATTGCAACATGACAAAACAAATGTACAAACTCTCTATGAATTAGGTAAAATCCATATGATTTTACACAATTATGAAAAGGCTATTAATTTCTTTGATGGTGCACTTGGAAAAAAGCCACTTGACTCAAAGATCATTTTTGAAAAATCTATTGCATTTTTTGCTCAACAGAAGTACGATTTATCCATTCTTTGTTTAGAGCAAATCTCTGATTCGGATCCTCTCTATGATTTTGCACAATATCAAAAATCTAAAATCCACATGATTCAGGGAAACATAAAGCAATCACTTGAAATTTTATCCAGGGTAATAAAATCAAATAGTGCCTTCAAATTTATTGCTTCAAATGAAATTCTCTTTGAAAATGTAAAAGACACGTTTCTGTTTGAACAAATAATTACTACAAATTAA
- a CDS encoding two-component system sensor histidine kinase NtrB, which yields MTRESLDISHLENALNSHILLSITDLEGKIIYVNENFAKSLNFSKDEILGKTHRIFKSNNHPVQFYRTLWDTINSGKVWSGAILNKCKDGKTIWLKTKIFPVSKAGKITHFISVRTDITENIHYAEMLQVAQNLLQKQNMDLFEELEKNKIAMKHHRFSVIGEIASKMAHDLRNPLSILRASLENMQLLYGFIPSSEKIFVRMDNAIDRIAHQVEDVLDFIKSKELEKESSSIDDLISESLLLQKIPEKIMIKKNYDDFSINCDYIMMCTTIKNLVHNAIHACGEQGVIEIIASEKNDSAIISITDSGSGIPDENIQKIFEPLFTTKQRGTGLGLASVKNTIERHGGKISVKNNPTTFTMILPQND from the coding sequence TTGACAAGAGAATCACTAGACATCTCACATCTGGAAAATGCATTAAATTCTCACATTTTGCTCTCAATTACTGACCTGGAAGGAAAAATAATTTATGTAAATGAAAATTTTGCAAAATCATTAAACTTTTCAAAAGACGAAATTCTTGGAAAGACTCATAGAATTTTTAAATCAAATAATCATCCTGTTCAGTTTTATCGTACATTGTGGGACACTATTAATAGTGGTAAAGTATGGAGTGGTGCAATTTTAAACAAATGTAAGGATGGAAAAACAATTTGGTTAAAAACAAAAATTTTTCCTGTTTCTAAGGCTGGAAAAATCACTCATTTTATTTCAGTCAGAACCGACATTACTGAAAATATACATTATGCAGAAATGTTACAAGTGGCTCAAAACTTACTGCAAAAACAAAACATGGATCTATTTGAAGAACTTGAAAAAAATAAAATTGCGATGAAACATCATCGCTTTTCAGTTATTGGTGAAATTGCCTCCAAAATGGCCCATGATTTACGCAATCCTCTTAGTATTCTAAGAGCAAGTCTTGAAAATATGCAGCTATTATATGGCTTCATCCCAAGTTCAGAAAAAATTTTTGTGAGAATGGATAATGCAATTGATAGAATTGCACACCAGGTGGAAGATGTTCTTGATTTTATAAAAAGCAAAGAACTGGAAAAAGAATCTTCTAGCATCGATGATCTGATCTCAGAGTCACTCTTACTGCAAAAAATTCCTGAGAAAATCATGATAAAGAAAAATTATGATGATTTTTCAATAAATTGCGATTACATCATGATGTGTACTACAATAAAAAATCTTGTTCACAATGCAATTCATGCATGTGGCGAGCAAGGTGTAATTGAAATAATTGCAAGTGAAAAAAATGATTCTGCAATTATTTCAATAACTGATTCAGGTAGTGGAATTCCTGATGAAAATATTCAGAAAATATTTGAGCCATTATTTACTACAAAACAGAGAGGAACTGGTTTGGGTCTGGCTTCTGTGAAAAATACTATAGAGCGACATGGTGGGAAAATATCTGTCAAAAACAACCCGACCACATTTACCATGATATTGCCCCAAAATGATTAA
- a CDS encoding homospermidine biosynthesis protein produces the protein MDPHEFHGKDIPHIKLDPDMTIEDLVDVFASTGYNGRQLGDAAKLYAQMIEEDATICLTVSGAMTPVGFGGIIKTLIERGFVDWIITTGANVYHEDHFAWGLPVKQGSFDVDDMKLYENEIVRIRDVYIKFHETLEAEDELIQKMFGEDFPDKPFTTAEFCNLMGKISKEKAKHPEKSFITSAYEYDVPVYISTIKDSSLALNLVVHRLKDKIYNLDFVREIIEQASILYDSKKSGILELGGGVPKNTAQQTGPLLDQILKRDDGGQDYIIQITDARPDTGGLSGATLQEGKSWGKVQDAHNGMVTVYADATIAFPILALYVLSNQKKREPKRLYKKLDKLYEKLRDDYLKNPSN, from the coding sequence GTGGACCCACACGAATTTCATGGCAAAGACATTCCTCACATTAAACTAGACCCAGATATGACGATAGAAGATTTAGTGGATGTCTTTGCAAGTACAGGATATAATGGACGACAGCTTGGAGATGCCGCAAAACTTTATGCTCAAATGATTGAAGAAGATGCTACAATTTGTCTTACAGTTTCAGGAGCAATGACACCAGTGGGATTTGGTGGAATAATTAAAACACTTATTGAAAGAGGATTTGTTGACTGGATTATTACAACTGGGGCAAATGTATACCATGAAGATCATTTTGCTTGGGGATTACCTGTGAAGCAAGGAAGTTTTGATGTAGACGACATGAAATTGTATGAAAATGAAATTGTAAGAATCAGAGATGTATACATCAAATTTCATGAAACATTAGAGGCAGAAGACGAATTAATTCAAAAAATGTTTGGAGAGGATTTTCCAGACAAGCCATTTACAACTGCAGAGTTTTGTAATTTGATGGGAAAAATTAGCAAAGAAAAAGCAAAACATCCTGAAAAAAGCTTCATCACATCTGCATACGAATACGATGTACCAGTATACATTTCAACAATAAAGGATTCGTCATTGGCCTTGAATTTAGTAGTACATAGATTAAAAGACAAAATATACAATTTGGATTTTGTAAGAGAGATAATAGAGCAGGCATCTATTCTTTATGATTCAAAGAAATCAGGAATTTTAGAATTAGGTGGAGGAGTTCCAAAAAATACAGCTCAGCAAACAGGACCGCTATTAGATCAAATTCTTAAAAGAGATGACGGAGGACAAGATTACATTATTCAAATTACAGATGCACGTCCAGATACAGGAGGTTTGTCTGGCGCAACATTACAAGAAGGAAAGAGTTGGGGCAAAGTTCAAGATGCACACAATGGAATGGTTACAGTATACGCTGATGCGACAATCGCATTTCCAATTCTCGCATTATATGTTTTGAGCAATCAGAAAAAGAGGGAACCAAAAAGACTCTATAAGAAATTAGATAAACTATATGAGAAACTCAGAGATGATTATTTGAAAAATCCTTCAAATTAA
- a CDS encoding response regulator produces MARKLLIAEDNKFTAIQYKKFFDVNGYKVTVFNDGAKCLEKYASELKYKRIVLKDKTPPYDYVLLDHDMPKMSGAEVSKKIYRQCPEQKIIFLSAYGQNILKSHESSKEGSLQIMQKPFSLEFLLKKIEPKSFTSIKRTNQENNVMTSTQNPETVR; encoded by the coding sequence ATGGCTAGAAAATTACTGATTGCAGAAGACAATAAATTCACAGCAATACAATATAAAAAATTTTTTGATGTAAATGGGTACAAGGTCACAGTCTTCAATGACGGTGCAAAATGTCTTGAAAAGTATGCAAGTGAGTTAAAATATAAAAGAATTGTATTAAAAGACAAAACACCACCGTATGATTATGTATTGCTTGATCATGATATGCCAAAAATGAGCGGTGCTGAAGTATCTAAAAAAATTTACAGGCAGTGTCCAGAGCAAAAAATTATATTTTTGTCCGCATATGGCCAAAATATTCTAAAATCCCATGAGAGTTCTAAAGAAGGGTCTCTTCAAATAATGCAAAAACCTTTTTCATTAGAATTTTTACTAAAGAAAATAGAGCCTAAATCATTTACAAGTATAAAAAGAACAAATCAAGAAAATAATGTAATGACTTCCACTCAGAATCCAGAAACTGTTCGATGA
- a CDS encoding response regulator has translation MSIISGIIVDDEQDIVDVVSQFLELKGYAILGKGNNGCQAVTMYKELKPNFVILDMKMPQYDGNYAIREIKKIDPNAKIFIMTGYSKYEHLENDVNAVFTKPCDMKKLVETIEFSCLV, from the coding sequence TTGAGTATCATTTCAGGAATTATAGTCGATGATGAACAAGATATTGTAGATGTTGTATCTCAATTCCTTGAACTTAAAGGGTATGCTATCTTGGGAAAAGGGAATAATGGTTGTCAGGCAGTAACCATGTACAAAGAGCTAAAACCAAACTTTGTTATTTTGGATATGAAAATGCCTCAATATGATGGAAACTATGCCATCAGAGAGATAAAGAAAATAGATCCTAATGCTAAAATTTTTATAATGACGGGATATTCAAAATATGAACATTTGGAAAATGATGTCAATGCAGTCTTCACCAAACCTTGTGATATGAAAAAACTTGTGGAAACAATTGAGTTTAGTTGTTTAGTGTGA
- a CDS encoding archaellin/type IV pilin N-terminal domain-containing protein, whose amino-acid sequence MTNYNVNLEKKEVHRGIIGVETALIMIASVMISAALLYVVFNTGFSTVQKTKNFISAGVIESRSSLAISGALVGVASVGENKLNVTAIPIKVAISGGESINLNTENAAVRYINQDIEHGDIYTHTIVDGIYSNLQDAMQKAVSDGLLQKNPINQTAATENTQAILFFTINRNNNFLIDSGEHAFMVIIFKDFERPSSLETIVTEIVLSTGTTLTVERTIPNLTSKIVDFS is encoded by the coding sequence ATGACAAACTATAATGTGAATCTAGAGAAAAAAGAAGTTCATCGAGGCATAATAGGAGTAGAAACTGCACTCATAATGATTGCATCGGTCATGATATCTGCTGCATTGTTATATGTAGTGTTTAATACAGGTTTTTCAACAGTCCAAAAGACAAAAAATTTCATTTCGGCAGGAGTTATTGAATCAAGAAGTAGTTTGGCTATATCAGGAGCACTGGTGGGAGTAGCATCGGTTGGAGAAAACAAACTAAATGTAACTGCAATTCCTATCAAAGTGGCAATATCAGGTGGAGAATCAATTAATCTCAATACAGAAAATGCTGCCGTCAGATACATCAATCAAGACATAGAGCACGGAGACATTTACACACATACAATTGTTGATGGAATATATTCAAATTTACAAGATGCAATGCAAAAAGCAGTTTCAGACGGGTTGTTACAAAAAAACCCCATTAATCAAACTGCTGCAACTGAAAATACCCAGGCAATTTTATTTTTTACAATTAATAGAAATAACAACTTTCTAATAGATTCAGGAGAGCATGCATTTATGGTAATCATATTCAAAGATTTTGAAAGACCATCTTCGCTAGAGACCATAGTAACAGAGATTGTTTTGTCTACTGGAACTACACTTACAGTCGAACGTACAATTCCAAATCTTACCAGCAAAATTGTAGATTTTTCATAG
- a CDS encoding DUF1059 domain-containing protein: protein MIYSITENNIMVKILCAEYGFDCVFQVIGDASEVIEKFQKHSIDAHGIEYSMEGLMKLLLRMKN, encoded by the coding sequence ATGATTTATTCTATTACTGAAAACAACATCATGGTAAAAATATTATGTGCAGAGTATGGTTTTGATTGTGTCTTTCAAGTCATCGGAGATGCTTCAGAAGTAATTGAAAAATTTCAAAAACATTCTATTGATGCACATGGAATTGAATATAGCATGGAAGGATTGATGAAATTACTTCTTCGAATGAAAAATTGA
- a CDS encoding MarR family transcriptional regulator encodes MGGAKKPTAASKDKSAGSKDTKKSKKDKGESGPKKAEITVMVNEQQAMKIIQNSKVVTVQDLARQTGVKISAANAFLKNSAIKGTVKRVGGYSGHHLYQAVSS; translated from the coding sequence ATGGGTGGAGCAAAAAAGCCAACTGCTGCAAGTAAGGACAAATCAGCTGGAAGCAAGGACACAAAAAAGAGTAAAAAAGACAAAGGTGAAAGTGGTCCAAAGAAAGCAGAAATTACAGTGATGGTAAATGAGCAACAGGCAATGAAAATTATTCAAAACTCCAAAGTAGTTACAGTCCAAGATCTTGCAAGACAAACAGGAGTCAAAATTTCTGCAGCAAATGCATTTCTAAAAAATTCTGCAATCAAAGGAACTGTGAAAAGAGTTGGAGGTTATTCAGGACATCATTTGTATCAAGCAGTTTCTTCATAG
- a CDS encoding two-component system sensor histidine kinase NtrB — protein sequence MESSTSPYLLDISHNEIYQLIYETSLDLCRTVNLDGKILLCNDAYAKNLGYELDEIIGKSIFDHVSEDSFDDLKNTFERWQNTGKITNIEIWLKRKDGSKFPVLLNTNNLYDNTGKLVGSNTNLRDISEIKEIRKEVDKLRTKRLAIIGTLSSRIAHDLRNPLAIIRTSIQLLESFEDPTINKYYEIFQKIENAAMRISHQVDDVMDYVKPKPLHLGQHSLQSIIINVVHKIPHRENVEIVTPKNDIVVTCDDEKIEIVLINLILNAIQVMEYDGTIKIRITDDDPNVIVEIKDSGPGIPDKFKDMIFEPLFTTRQIGTGLGLPSCKTIVEKHGGSISFTSALGNGTTFFISLPKK from the coding sequence ATGGAAAGTTCCACGTCTCCATATTTGTTAGATATTTCACATAATGAAATTTATCAATTAATCTATGAAACATCTCTTGATTTATGTAGAACAGTTAACCTTGATGGAAAAATTCTCCTGTGTAACGATGCTTATGCAAAAAATTTAGGTTACGAATTAGATGAAATTATTGGGAAATCGATTTTTGATCATGTTTCTGAAGATAGTTTTGATGATCTGAAAAACACTTTCGAGAGATGGCAAAATACTGGTAAAATTACAAACATTGAGATATGGTTGAAAAGAAAAGATGGCTCAAAGTTTCCAGTTTTACTTAATACAAATAATCTATATGATAATACAGGTAAACTTGTTGGAAGTAATACGAACCTTAGAGATATTTCTGAAATTAAAGAAATAAGAAAAGAAGTTGATAAACTTAGAACAAAAAGACTGGCAATCATAGGGACATTATCCTCTAGAATAGCTCATGATTTACGAAACCCTCTTGCGATTATTAGGACCTCCATTCAACTATTGGAATCTTTTGAAGATCCTACTATAAACAAATACTATGAAATTTTTCAAAAAATTGAAAACGCTGCCATGAGGATTTCTCATCAGGTAGATGATGTCATGGATTATGTGAAGCCTAAACCTCTTCATCTCGGCCAACATTCTTTGCAATCAATAATTATCAATGTTGTTCACAAAATACCTCATAGAGAAAATGTCGAAATTGTTACACCGAAGAACGATATAGTAGTCACATGTGATGATGAAAAAATTGAAATTGTTTTGATAAATTTAATTTTAAATGCTATTCAGGTAATGGAATATGATGGAACAATAAAAATTCGAATAACCGATGATGATCCAAATGTAATTGTTGAAATTAAGGATTCTGGTCCTGGTATACCTGATAAATTTAAAGATATGATCTTCGAACCCTTATTTACCACAAGACAGATTGGAACTGGTTTGGGTTTACCTAGTTGTAAAACTATTGTTGAAAAACACGGGGGTTCAATCTCATTTACCTCTGCTCTGGGAAATGGCACAACATTTTTCATATCACTTCCCAAAAAATAA
- a CDS encoding Ig-like domain-containing protein: MLFTIVDDAYAIEKESTLEYNILPKKIHENDTVLLEVYKTVRGQVLLEKSSQLKVESLDKSIIDVVDLEETHDYKVLVKLKAKSEGETILYVFTEGSQSLEIPVTVHGNNFPKHISLDIFPNIIDTKDNHQGVLSLLLTDENGIPTRADKDYLVKLSTSKSGVVLLEEFNMIISKGDFGIKQIFSGIKSGTVTITAKSEEFESSESITVDEKPERTIEIAVIPDKISSSNNANGHLIAQLFSGGSLIKATEDITVYFEISSDSEVINTSLETNSLNPAGYFQIKKGQSWGHTTFSIQKGVIESYTITGTSQNPLISVEEGFDTMNVELYGDKEIKFSSLSILADGKRQLIGIIYLEDENGHPVIASRDIVVPFTASDESVLIETSIIKKGFNSALVYGNVGYFVPSDKNIAPKIQNSKPIELDMHGFSKDSVSIKTHLSSDIFLKDEQQWMIVFMESSDGNLFRIPEGQQIEISESEIFQVDKDKIEIFPYFVLIPITAIDTGVEALGISSGEFETSVVISSISLKPGSLNLDYSKKLFNGIKDSFVIQILDSQGLPVEIDEDVKIKIFSSDPSVIDFPKNVVISQKSNFVKLYATPNKSGSVEVSLVSEGLPIVTEEITIEDVTPTIQITGSDIVNEGESFIVSILAKQNGAPLQNVDVTWDFVGGISTIYDEKTGSTGEAVASIIATSDESVKILTSINNGPIQSAFASKIIKVNATTQQVLEESEPQNSFKKPDMGGFDPVWILIPGVIGGIVFYMKKKSK, encoded by the coding sequence ATGCTTTTCACAATTGTGGATGATGCATATGCTATTGAAAAAGAATCAACACTAGAATACAATATACTGCCTAAAAAAATTCACGAAAATGATACAGTGTTGCTTGAAGTGTACAAAACTGTACGAGGTCAAGTACTTTTAGAAAAAAGTAGTCAACTAAAAGTTGAATCTCTTGACAAATCCATAATAGATGTTGTAGATTTGGAAGAAACACATGATTATAAAGTTCTTGTAAAACTCAAGGCAAAAAGTGAGGGAGAAACAATTCTTTATGTTTTTACTGAAGGATCACAGTCATTAGAAATTCCAGTTACAGTACATGGAAATAACTTTCCTAAACATATCTCATTAGACATATTTCCAAACATTATTGACACCAAAGACAATCATCAAGGTGTCTTGTCTTTATTGTTGACTGATGAAAATGGAATTCCAACAAGAGCTGACAAAGATTATCTGGTAAAACTTAGTACCTCAAAATCAGGAGTAGTGTTGCTTGAAGAATTCAACATGATTATTTCCAAAGGAGATTTTGGAATCAAACAGATATTTTCTGGCATTAAATCAGGAACTGTGACAATCACAGCAAAATCAGAGGAATTTGAATCCTCAGAATCGATAACAGTAGATGAAAAACCTGAAAGAACAATAGAAATCGCAGTAATCCCAGATAAAATAAGTTCATCAAATAATGCAAACGGACATTTAATTGCCCAATTATTTTCAGGGGGGAGCTTAATCAAGGCAACCGAAGACATTACAGTATATTTTGAGATTTCCTCAGATTCAGAAGTTATCAATACAAGTTTAGAGACGAATTCCTTAAATCCAGCAGGATATTTTCAAATCAAAAAAGGACAATCATGGGGGCATACAACATTTTCAATTCAAAAGGGAGTAATAGAATCATATACAATTACTGGAACATCTCAAAATCCTTTGATATCAGTAGAAGAAGGATTTGATACTATGAATGTGGAACTGTATGGAGATAAAGAAATAAAATTTTCTTCTTTGAGCATCCTGGCTGATGGAAAAAGACAACTTATTGGAATTATCTATTTAGAAGATGAAAATGGCCACCCTGTTATTGCAAGCAGAGACATTGTTGTACCATTTACTGCATCAGATGAATCAGTTTTAATTGAGACATCGATAATAAAAAAAGGATTTAATTCAGCATTGGTCTATGGAAATGTAGGATATTTTGTACCATCTGATAAAAATATTGCACCAAAGATTCAGAACTCAAAACCAATTGAACTTGACATGCATGGATTTAGTAAAGACTCTGTAAGTATCAAAACGCATCTGTCTTCAGATATTTTTCTAAAGGATGAACAGCAATGGATGATAGTTTTCATGGAATCCTCAGATGGTAATTTATTTAGAATTCCAGAGGGGCAACAAATAGAAATATCCGAATCCGAAATTTTTCAAGTAGATAAAGACAAAATTGAAATTTTTCCATATTTTGTCTTAATTCCAATTACTGCCATAGATACAGGAGTAGAAGCCTTGGGGATAAGCAGTGGAGAATTTGAAACGTCTGTTGTCATCTCAAGCATTTCCTTAAAACCAGGTTCCCTAAACTTGGATTATTCTAAAAAATTATTCAATGGAATCAAAGATTCTTTTGTTATTCAAATATTAGATTCTCAAGGATTGCCTGTAGAGATAGATGAGGATGTCAAAATCAAAATATTTTCATCAGATCCTTCTGTGATAGATTTTCCAAAGAACGTAGTCATTTCTCAGAAATCAAATTTTGTTAAATTATACGCAACACCAAACAAGTCAGGAAGTGTTGAAGTATCTTTGGTTTCTGAAGGATTACCAATAGTCACAGAGGAAATCACCATAGAAGATGTGACTCCAACAATACAAATCACTGGAAGCGATATTGTTAATGAAGGAGAGTCATTCATTGTCTCTATTCTTGCAAAACAAAATGGGGCACCTCTACAAAATGTAGACGTGACGTGGGATTTTGTTGGAGGCATATCAACAATATATGATGAAAAAACGGGCTCTACAGGAGAGGCTGTAGCATCAATCATTGCCACCTCTGATGAATCAGTAAAGATTTTGACGAGCATAAATAACGGCCCTATTCAATCAGCATTTGCCTCAAAAATAATCAAAGTAAATGCAACCACTCAACAAGTTCTTGAAGAATCTGAACCACAAAATTCGTTTAAAAAGCCAGATATGGGAGGATTCGATCCTGTGTGGATTCTAATTCCAGGAGTGATTGGAGGAATTGTATTTTACATGAAGAAAAAATCAAAGTAA
- a CDS encoding matrixin family metalloprotease — MFGRIIIRDHLKSKHIIKRNPRFEQKLPKLGNHKAILLAQFGILLFFGGYFVGLPTFSGHSEILNPIGLFNSEYVVENLRDDTTGLSKYWKISPSTSLSVNILNPVSMSNESIEIIKNTITSTEVIEMDDSLMYKDPKDSFSTYYRGWKGALEATPETKIPIPKNFKISNLQTSDGDIIIILSNIKDRSGNTGYTKTVLEGEQIVKVFITIYDVNALSNNQLETIMRHEFGHALGLGHSSASEDLMAPTIDMTYPYISYCNVAAISDLYNGNSDGTTTCEK; from the coding sequence ATGTTTGGAAGAATCATTATTAGAGATCACCTAAAGTCCAAACACATTATAAAAAGAAATCCCAGATTTGAGCAAAAATTACCAAAACTTGGAAATCACAAAGCGATTCTTTTGGCTCAGTTTGGAATATTGCTTTTCTTTGGAGGGTACTTTGTGGGATTGCCAACGTTCTCAGGTCATTCTGAGATATTAAATCCAATTGGTCTTTTCAATAGTGAGTATGTCGTAGAAAATCTAAGAGACGACACCACAGGTTTATCCAAATACTGGAAGATATCACCCAGTACATCTCTTAGTGTAAACATTCTGAATCCGGTTTCAATGTCCAATGAATCTATTGAAATCATAAAAAATACCATCACATCAACAGAAGTAATAGAGATGGATGATTCGTTAATGTATAAAGATCCAAAAGATTCTTTTTCCACTTATTATAGAGGTTGGAAGGGTGCTCTAGAGGCAACACCGGAAACAAAGATTCCAATCCCTAAAAATTTTAAGATTAGCAACTTGCAAACATCAGATGGAGACATTATCATAATACTTTCAAATATCAAGGACAGATCAGGCAATACGGGATACACAAAAACAGTTCTAGAAGGCGAGCAAATTGTCAAGGTATTCATTACCATCTATGATGTAAATGCACTTTCAAACAATCAACTTGAAACAATAATGAGACATGAATTTGGTCATGCATTGGGATTAGGCCATTCAAGTGCATCAGAGGACCTAATGGCACCTACTATCGATATGACCTACCCATACATTTCTTATTGCAATGTTGCAGCTATTTCAGATCTATACAACGGAAACTCAGACGGGACCACAACCTGTGAAAAATGA
- a CDS encoding cyclophilin-like fold protein, with protein sequence MYELSTSSVSRKQLILEIRGKAKISCDLKRHLSPRTVGTIMRSLPLEGNAHLLGKSILYFETNVDSGTERARSEFKKGDVAFLSSSGSICFFINDVVSGKTMTPIGKLGDDIDALKDVKSGDVLCIYEETA encoded by the coding sequence ATGTACGAATTGAGTACATCATCAGTTTCCAGAAAACAACTTATTTTAGAAATTCGAGGAAAAGCAAAAATTTCATGTGATCTAAAACGTCACTTGTCTCCACGCACTGTTGGGACTATAATGAGATCCTTGCCCTTGGAGGGCAATGCCCATCTTTTAGGAAAAAGTATTTTGTATTTTGAAACTAATGTTGATTCTGGAACCGAAAGGGCAAGATCTGAATTCAAAAAAGGCGATGTGGCGTTTTTATCATCCTCTGGAAGCATTTGTTTTTTCATAAACGATGTAGTGTCTGGAAAAACTATGACGCCAATTGGAAAATTAGGTGACGATATTGATGCACTAAAGGATGTTAAATCTGGAGATGTATTGTGTATCTATGAAGAAACTGCTTGA